The nucleotide window tctctccccttgatcttcttcttctaatttcttcttgtgcccctccaacttcctcaaggtaataactttctttcttctatttttttgttttggctaattcctcttcgatcaaaatcttgagaatcgatctaaaccctaaatccaaaaTCTTGAGaatcgatctaaaccctaaatccccaaattctcaaatccctaatccgagaaacttcttggttcttcggactagtgatcttcattgatcgattgggtgtgaccatgcaagatcgggaggtctcatccctcgccggatccaacttaagtagtaattgaattccatactccatggttgtagtgatggcccgctccattgcatgtttcctttatgattttctcagttatgatgattattgttagaattttagatcatttattccttttatttccgctgtttaattatctccatgagcatgcatcataattagggctgtcctgcgtcacaaGCATTACTGAAGAACAAGCTCgttttcaaaatcaaaagaaataaGCGCAATCAATACCAAAATGAATGTTTGCTATTAACTAGAATAATTTCCAAAAATGTTGTaccttgagatcttttgaagctgaCTGCATTTGGTCTTTTAATGTCTTGATCTTCTTATCTAAATCTTTGAGCCTGGTCTCACGTTGTTTACCATGTTCTTTGATAgatttttcaagagatgaaacaGTAGATACACAGTTTTTATACAGAAGTCGCTTTTCTTTTGCTTCCAGCTTTGCTTCGTTAAGCTCCTTCTCAATCTTCTTGACAAGTTCACCTAGCTATAGTGCATGTAGAAACTCATTaagactagaaaaaaaaaaaaggaatatctGAATTTTTATACCAAAGAAAACCCAGTTATAAAGGCTATAATCCAGAAAATGAACTTCAATTCAAAACAAATGTTGAAAAAATGAGTCTAGACATGCCATTCTATCCTATTTCAACCAAAACCAACAGTTGTCGCGATCCAATTGCCCAACATAAtctttttgtattattattattaacctGTCCAGACACCAGATCAGCAAGTTTTACAGCAAACCAGTCAGTACAGGCTCCAATTTGACTACATAACCATTTTTGCAGTTTTAGTAAACCAAGCCATCCAGCCAGCCAGCTTTCCAAGAACCGGCTGATTAATCAAGTTGTTCTCAACCGGACTAGTTCACCTGTGTTTCAATTTGGCAAAAGAAATAGAGCTACACAAGCGCTAGCTTGCAGACAGCTTTAATAGGAAAAGAAAGAGCTTACCACCATTCAGCAACTAGCTTTCTTCATGTCATCAAGCtgctgaaaattttaaaaatcagccTTCTAAACACTACCTAGTTTGAAATTATCCGTGTCTACATGCAGTATGGTTTTACATTTCTTGCTTACAGCTTTCAGAGTTTGAGATGGAAAAGGGGTGACTCAATTTCTAGAATTATATTCAAATTTGGCATTCAGTTTTGCTAGTTTTACCATCAAATTTCAAAAAGCAAAGCTGTTCAGGTTAAATATAAATTAACCTTTGGATTAACATTATATTCATAACTATGTTCAAATTCCAAGCTTTAGTATTAATTTCTGTAAGAAGTGCTTAAATACAACCAGCTGTACACTGGAACACTTTTTTTGAGTTTAATTCCTTGAGAATATCATATATTTAAAAAGCAAAATGCTAGCAAAAACTAGTAGTACATTAACCTACAATAGGTTGGTAGGTAATCAGTTCCCCAATTTTATTATACACAAAATCTTCATGTCTTAGAATCAACTTTTACTTTGTGAATGTTTTGTCTTTCCAACAATAATtactataaattaaaattttaattttaattttaaataaaatgaaCAACTTCCagtcattaaaaaaagaaaaagaaaaaagaaaacttattGTTTGACTTGATCTGGCATGGTTCTTCAGGTTGGTCCTACCAAACCAATGGCATCACAGGTTTGGTGGCCAAATCCTGTTTTCGATAAACCTGCTTGGAACTGGACAGCAGGTTCAATCTAAACAAATCCGCTGTCTAGGAAAGGTAAGCAGCAGTACCTTATGGTGTTCGTTTTGCTCAGCTCTACCCTGAAAGAGAGAAAGATCATATTCTTTAAGTTCCAACTGTGATTTAAGATGCATGAACTTCTTTTGAAGAGGTAGAAGCTGTGCAATCTGCAAAATTATGAGAAAGAGGAAGCTCAACAAATGAAATAGTAAGAACGAATCGTACATTTGAATGAATGCAGTTACACTGGATTCAAGACAAGCAAATTGGAGAAGAGTATCACAGAAGAAGATTGAACTACAACCAAGATAAAACCAACCTGTGCTGTGTTAAAATTTCCTAGGAACAATTTCCTtccaagccatccaatccatgtTGTAGACAATGAACAATCGAAGCAAAATTAAAACAGTGACTAAAACCATTCTATGGAGAACAAATCGGTCAAAGCTATGTTGTTATGTTGTGACCGCTAGAAACATTGTGTACATAAGCTTGTGCCAAACCTGCCCCATGGAAGTCCCACCCTCCCAGTGATTGACTCAAAATGAATGTCTGCAGCTTGGTTGTGCTCTACAGCAAAGGGGGCATAGGGGGTGTTTTCAGAGACTCAACTGTGGGTGTGACTCACGAGTTTTCGGGACCCACCAGTTCGTGCCATCCTCATCATGCTAAAGAAATCACATTGTAGGTGTATCTGTGCATTCTTGTATTGGAACTGTCACATCCTCTTGCATATATGGAAGGTCTTTCTGAACCTGTATGCCTCTGGCTTTGCTAGAAACCTACTCCTGTCTAGACAAGGAGGACCTGGCTAACTCTCAAAAAGAGATATGACTTATTCCAATTTTCTCAGGATCATAGCCAAGATATCTCTCAACAAACGTCGGACTTCTTCCCTGACCGCCGTAAGCATGGACAAGGCAGACAAGGCTCTAACTTCTTGCTACCAAATGAACCCTGAAAGTTAAGATCGTGCAAGTTGACTGATTGGATCAAACATGTTTCTAGTATCTGGTGtgcattacatttttttttaatgatgtcgCCTTATTGTAGAGTTGATAAATCTAAAGTTACTTTGTTTTTGTCAATGCCTCAAAGCACATTTTCAGAAACTTGGGaatgcaaattttttatttgacTCTTTCCCGACTCAAGATGCACCAAATACTCATATGTCTAAACAAAACCTTTGCAGCAAAAATCTACATTTGTAAAAGGGGAAAAGATAGAATACATAGATTCCTTAAAGTTCAAATGTTataattaggaaaagaagaagaagagagtaaagTCTGACCTTTTCCTCAATTTCTGACAACCTCTTCTGATGAATGCAAAGCATTGACTCAGCCTCTGCCAACTCATGGAGTTGTTTTAACAATCTCCCACCGTCTCTACAAGCACAATTTGTTGTATTAGAAAATTAATCTATTACAGGAGGATAAATATGTTTAGAAGAATATAAAGAAGCATGGCAGTGATTATGTTTTCTTTCTGTATAAAAtgccatttcttttcttcttcttcttcttttttaccgaTCCGAATATAATATAAACTATATAGTAAATTTCAATTACTTTATTCTTTTCAACAAAGGTTTTAAATTAGTGTATTAGGGAGTCAGTTACAAACTCACAAACAATCAGTACAAAAATGCAGCcttaacaaaaaggaaaaaatcgTGAAATGCATCAAATATAAACAACGTAAACTTGAAGCTGGGACAACAGTAACTTACTTGCGACTACCACCAGTTAGAAGGCCACTTGGATCAAAAATATCACCTTCGAGAGTTACGCTAGGGGTGCGGATGTCCCTATTAAAGGCAACCTGCACCAAACATATCAATGTGAAAAATCATAATGTGCACAATTTAACTAGCCAACCAGTGTCATTTTTAAGATTTTGAGAGTTCCAACTTTTCAACTATAAGAATTAACTTAGGAatatgattgtgtgtgtgtgaagtATAGACGCCTAAAATGTGGATTGAAAACATTGCTTTTCCCATGGACCAAAAGAAAGGATGATCAACATAAATGTTAACATTTTTAAGACAGTTCCAACAAACAAATGCATGGGCTTTTCAAATATTAGAAACCAAAAAAGGTACAAACATAACATATAGATTGGtaattataagattttcaaaaaacTCCAGTGTATAAGGAAACTGCATGCAACTACTAAACAAATTGCATGCAAACCAGCAAAATACCTTTGGAAAATGCCGAATAGATGTGCTTTTATAGCATAAAATTATTAGAGAAAGACTATGCACTCCAATCATGGTATCTAATAATCAACTGTACAATGCCCATACATCGCATGTAAACATACAAATCTAAGAGAAATCCTACCTCCTTTGCAACATCAATACCGCTACAAACAAATGTTGATCCAAACACATAAGCCATTGCAGCCTGTAATATGCAGCAATTCCTAGTTAGAAAAACAAGAGAAGATACAAGCACAAGTCATCCTCCATTTTCACTCCTCTCATTCACTAATTATGATTATTCTGTACCAGCAGAAGATGAAATCTGGATGAGAAGTAGATAAAATAGATGTCTTGCTGCTTTGATGAATACGCTATTCTTTGTTCATATAGACAAGCAGTTAACAATATTGACAACCCACATACCTCAAAACCAAAGGGTTTGAACCTAAGAATAATGTATTCTGCCATAATGGGATCAACCACGGCACTTTTCAGCAATACTATGCACCCTTATTACATACAAATACTCTATTTCTTTATGGTGTGGAGATGAATGTCTCTACAATTTTAATGTGTAAATATGCATTGGTCCTAAAGAATTTGAGCTCTTTCTTTACATATCAAGTAATTCAATGCACCTTTCCAATCAAGTAGTGACTTTCTTACCCAAGAAACATTGTCTATTTCATTATAAAATACTATTAACTATTGAGGATGAGGGCCATATGCAAATGAAAAATGGAGGACATAAGAAAATGTGCTAAAATCAACAGCATTCCCAGAAAGAAAGTGAAATATCTTGAACATATAGTGAAACAGTTAAAACAAGAGCTTGAGATAAAGAAAATGGATAGAGAAAAGGTAAGAGTTGAGAAGTAATAAGAGCAAAAAACAGATAGAACTAATAAGGACACCCCACAAGATTCAATTTTGTCAGTAACTGAAGTAAACCCTCACAAACTTCCATTATCCATAATCAGCCATTGACATGTGACTTTCAAAATGGAGTGATGCAAATAAATATAAGGGGCCAGGGCTGACAAATTGTGCTAGTGGCAGCATACCTTCACATCCTCATCATACCCAACCAAAGAAAGTGCCAATTTCGCATTTTCCTCAccaacctgcaaaagaaaaatgtGATCCTTTGACCAACAAGAGTAACAAAGGTAGAATGTCGAACAAAAGTTGAATGCATCGACAAACCATTCGCCCAGCAGCATCTTGAATCCTTTTGGGAACAGCATGGGATTGGATCTTGTTTAGAGGTATAATAGTCACTCTTCTCTGAAGATTGCCATTTTGAAGAAGTTGCTTTCCAGTATTTTCTGTGTCTACAACCACATTATATAGCTTTCTTCCAGCTGCAACCTGCACAATCAATTCAAGGTAGGAAAACACTGACAGCATTTTTAATGTTAAAGTTAGGGTGTGTTCGGATCCTCAATCCAAGTTAAATGCAATCCAATCAGTTCATTATATAGGACACAACCAAGGTGGAGGAAGCATCATCGTAATTTATGAGACAACCAAACCACTAGCAGTTCTTTGTATTTCAGATTGAACTTGAAATGATAGTAGTTGTACTTTGGTCACTACTCATTATGAATAGGGTATGGTTGAGCCCCAGGTAATCTATTCTGTATTGGATTTAATTTGTAATTTTATGTGACtaaacatccaaacacatcctaagTTATTGAGACCAAGCAAGGAGTTTCATTTAAAAAGCAATAACAATTTGGAATTTTCCTGTGAATCCAACCTCCAAGGCAGTTGTTGTTGAGCTATCCTTGACTTTAATGAGCTTTGCAACCACACCTTTCACCTTTGACTTGTCGAAATTCTTCACAGGATCACGATATGTGAACTGAACATTTGCTAACACTGCTGAAAGATCTCTAACTTCATCCTTGAACTTCTGCACCAGCTCTAATTCCGCCAACCGATCCTGCACAAGAATAGACAATAGTAAATGAAGCAAAGAGATAGCTTCATATAAAGAAAACAAGCAAACAGGGTTTCTTAATGAAATGTCAATTGAAAGCTGAGGAGTAAAGGAAACAATCTGTATATTCATGAGAGGAGCACGGTGAGATTAGTTAGCGAACCTTTTGCAAAGTTTCCATCCGGCCCTCTTCATATGCAAGAGATTCAAGGGCCACCTTAACGTTGTCCACATCTTTCCTCCTAACATTAAGCTCATTCTCCACAGCAACAGCTTCATCACGTTTGGAAATCAACTGTTCCTTTTTCTCTTTGAACTCTTTCTCAGAATGACTTATTTTTGTTTCCAATTGTTTCAATTCTGTCTCAGCATTCCCAACAGCAGCCTTGGCATCGCGTAGTTGATCTTCAAGGCATTTATCCTCATCCCCACTGCTCTTACCAGCCAACACACCCTAGCAGGAGTAATGATCTCTTTGCAATGAAATCCATAACAAATATAAACACAAGCAGTAAAACATACAATGGAGTGGCAATACACAAAACAAACATACTAAAGCTTGTACCTGATATTCTTTTTCAGACTCTTTCAAGTTCTTAGAAAGATCTTCAACTCTCTTTTTTAGATCAGCTGCTCCATCTTCAGCTTTTTTAACAGCAGCATCCCCCTCTCCAATTGACCTTTTTATGTCTTCGATACTTCTAACAATCTGTCAAAACCAATAATACAGAATCCAAAGCTTCTATACGTTATACACTTACAGTTGTACGCCCAAGTTCAACAACAATAAAATAATGATGAAAGAAACATATTGCTTCATGCACTTCCATTAAGTGTGCACCAAAAAATCTTTATTGTACACATGGCACTTGTATATGATGATTGGGAAGGGCCATATCCAGCAACAACCATGGTGTGAACCTGATCAGTGGACTAAAAAGAAAGCATTAACCCAGAAGCAAGAAGCAATCCACATTCAACAGGCATAACTTGCAACCAATGGATGGTCTGAGTCATCATTGTGGTGATCAcaagatgaacggtcctgatcaccgTTTTGCTGGTAACATGGAGACAGCACTGAGTACAGCTGCTAAAAGCTCTCATCATGATAACATTTCTCCAAGCGAAATTAAATCAATAGTATCAAAACCACCTTTACCTTTTCAGCAGCCTTTTTCTCAGCCCTCAGAGACTCCTTTTGATTACTCAGTACGGATGTCTCTTTCACAAGATCACGAGAAAGTGAATCTACCTTCTCTGACAAGGTTTTTACCTCCCCGCCCAATTTTGCTTCTTTCTCAGCAGTCAAGGTTGATATCTTTGTCTCCATCTCCTGTATTTCCACCTGCATTCTTTCTGTATTACCATCAAGCTCGGAAATATTGGCCTTAATTTGTCCCACTACACTAACTGCATTATCTCTTATCTTCTCTGCCTGAACATACTCATAAGCTATGCAGAACCTTCTAAGTCGATCTAATTCTGTGTTACCATTGGCCCACTGCATATAGTGCACCCTCTCTTTCCTCAGCTTCTCCAAGGCAGGAAGTATTTCCTGATCAAGAAGTTTGTCAATCTCATCTaccttgctctgtttcttctctaGTGTCTTCAAAGCCGCCTCTTTCTTTGTTTCGTACATTCTTGTCCCAGCAGCCTCTTCGAGCATGGACAAGATTTCAGGGGGTTTCATGTTTAAAACCTTTGTGATCCTCCCTTGCATAATGAGAAAATGTGGGTTGTTGACATTAAGCTGCACAGAATGAAAAAGAGTCTGGACTCGAGATGGCTGAGCAAGGTGCCCATTGATGAGGTACTTGTTCCTTCCACCAACCACAATCTACACAAGGAATAAGAGTTCTTCAGCATTGTATAAATGCAAAACCATGGTATagaaaaataagagaatcaagCATTGATTAAACATAAATTAGTTAAAGACATTAACTGTTTGTTTATCCAAAATACAAACAAGTAGTGTGTCATTCAACAATTTGTAAACATTTGACTCGACGTGAAAAAATGGTTTCTTTGCACATGTAAAAACGAAGATTGCTGAGCGGGATCATACAATCAGTGTTTTCAAGTCTACATGCCTTTTGACATTTGTGGATGCAATAATTGCATCATTGCCTGTTAGTTTCAATGAATAAGAATTCAAGAGATTTATTAAAGAAGAAAAGTTAAAATTTACATCAGGAATATTGTAAAGCCCCCCAAACCAGGTGGGACCCTGACGGTAGGGCTCACCTCAATGAACGCATTgtctatccatgccgtacatctgtttttccagcttattttaaggcatgatcccaaacatgaagaatatacaaatttcaagtggaccgcatcacaggaaacagtagtcattgaatgcccatcattaaagaCTTCCTACGGTCCACCATAATGTCtgttgaccatccaacctattgataaggccaaAAAGaactgaatgaaaggaaaaaaacaaaaaacaaatatcagcttgatccaaaacttatgtggcccacaaagggtttttaatggtcaataaccactgtttcctgcagtgtggtccacctgaaatttgtatctgcttcattttttggaccattccttaaaatgaactggaaaaacagatggacggcatggatatataagggatcatttggatggtggtaaatggtttacattgtaaatgatttactagtaaatcacttAAAGGCTGTGACTGGTTTACAACCTGTCTATTTGGCTTTAAGTTGAATCATTtacagtgtttggatagcctgtaaatgaaatctgctttataggctttcatttaaatttataaaaataaaaaataaaaaataaaaaaatagagccGTTGTCATctcctcatttactagtaaatgaaaacGCACTTTTGGTAAATTGTTAATGAGAAGGGggctttgctagtaaatcatttacaagtagTAAATCGTTTGCTAGCAAattagagcatccaaacacaagtagtaaatgatttgctagtaaatcatttactacttgccccatttaccaccatcctTCCAAACAACAGCCctaatgcatacatcgaggtgggccctacagtcagggtcccacccaccgcGGTGGTTCCGGCGTCGCAGCCAAGTCACGCTCCTTCTCCACCATATAAATGGCAGGGGAGCATATGAATCAGGACCATGaccatccatttagtgggccacgccacagatACCCCCACAGTTCAAAAGCCACACCAGTCAGATGATCATCACAACCACTTCTCTCCACTGAATCTCAACCATtgacattttttttccttctgtgcCATCCATTCAaaggccactgatcagatgggCAGGATCGCCCAGATGGTTTGACTCTAGAGCTGGGGCATCCACAATAGCATCAGTTACATGATCGGCTCCGACCAATGTCTACCATAAAGAGACAACGCCCTACCATATTCCAATACAACCATATCTACTATACAATTCCCCTTAAAAAGTGAAATCAGTTAGGGTTTGAGTGAGTAACTCCACCAACCTGTCTGGTTACAGTGATCTCCTGGCAATCTTCGTACCCAAGCGGGCTGCGGTTCCGATCGGAATTGTCGAAGACGATCGAGACCGTCGCTTTGGTGATGCCGGCCTGGCCCTGCTTGTAGACCAGCTCCTGGAGATTTGCGGCACGAACCTGCTGCAAGTTCGTGATGCCGAGGACGAAGCAGATGGAATCGAGGATGTTGGACTTACCAGAGCCGTTCAATCCCGTGATGGCGTTGAAGTAGGGATCGAAGCCCGGGACCACCGTACGTGTGGCGTAGGACTTGAATCCCTCCAAGCAGACCTCTTTGATGTGCAtgtcttcttcctcctccttctTCCTCCCTTTGGGGGAATCTGGACCGTTGGATCTGAGATGGAGAGGGTGGGGTTTTGGAGATGGAAGGCCTGGAAATGGGAGCTTCTTCTTCTGAGGGGTTAGTTGTAAAAGGGGCAGATTTGGAAGGGCGGGAACTGATTTTTGGATGTGGGCTTTTCGAAATGCAATTCGAGTTTGGCGTGCGTTTCCTGCAACGGTTTTAGGTAATGGTGACTggtccaccgtacacgtggacgctgtatgtggcccattgacatgtccgtgagaaatccactccgttggattaattgaaaacataaatattagcctaatccaaaaccgAGCAGCTTCATGAAGATTTAAATGGTGTGCGTTTCCATTGCTGCTGTTtaatgtcgtgtggcccacctgagttttggatgtgccaCGTTTTCCATTAAATACCTAATATAACCTGacgaaactgatgaacggagtggatttctcacggacgAAGcgaggccccacatagcttctgccAACAGCGGAGCATAGGGACAAGAAAACTTCCCTTTTTAACTGTTCATGGTCACAAATCGACGGTCCTGATTttagatgtatgctttgtatggtCGATGccacgatttggacggtgtgTATCGTGCACATGTGCAGCGTGTGTCCGTCTTATACTGTTATAGACGCAGACAAGAGACTAGAAGTCTAGACAATGAAATCAAAAGCAGCGGAGGAGCGCAGGAGAACAGTGATAGTTGATACTCTTGCACTCGAAATTGTACCATTGGCTATCTGTAACAGtataaaccgttcaaattgtgggACCCGCTGTAGATAGGCCATTAATTACACTTTATATTGGTTATACGATCATAGATTCTGATTAATAGTCATTGTTTCTTGAATTGGGACCGTTGTCTGTTTTTCCTTCCCACCGTCAAGTAAATGTCCACAAATCTTctaactaaaaataataaaattaatgaaATTTTCTGTTAATAGCCGTCTAAACTGAGATGCACTATTTGGACGGATTTAATTAAGTTTCTACAAGCCACGTATACAATTTTAGGTGTCATGTACCAACCATCATTTTCTCCCGGagtatcaaatttattttttatcccAGAGAAAAGATTTTATACTCTCGTAGGGCGTGATGATCCATACACACGCACACCGAGATTGGCTTGAATCCTGCGCTCAGAATAAATGAACTTCGGATTTATCCGtacaaatggtgggtcccatagtatATGGATCAATCGGACCTGGTCCTGACCGATGAATTGAAGGAAACGTAATGGACGGTTAGATTGAGAAAAAGTCAATTTTCCGATTTCAGACAATGCGTAGATCGATCAGAGGCTATGGCCAGCCAGCCAACCTGGTTTGAGAGTTATTCCCAATTCGCAGGGAGCCCCACTAGTtcggacggtttggatctgaTTACGCTTGTGACAGGTCATCAATGACTGAGAGCAAGTACATTGGCTCTTGGACTCTCCAGCGTACCAGATGATTCCAAGTGGAGTCGCACCGTGGAAGCGGCCTGCTGCTCAGCCAGTtaaccttgatttatgtattttatatccacgccgtccatccatcttttcataTACTTTTATGACATGACctgaaaaattaagcagatcaatATCTTAAATAAACtacaccatagtaaacagtggtgattgcactcccaccgttaaaaacttcgcagagcccaccttaatgctcatcttaatttttattttccatccaacctgtttataagatcaaaaTGGCCTGGATTAAGGTAAAAAACAATTATCATCTTGttccaaatcttttgtggcccactagagctcgtaatggtcaataaccacttttTCATTTTGTGTGGTCGAActtagatttttatctgcttcatatgaacatcatgatccaaaataaATTTGTAAAATGAGTGAAccgcgtggatatataataaatacctcaaggtgggccccacggtcagagtCGCACCTTGCAGCGTGAGaccagggccgcacctaatctctCCTACCAAGGGTTGCGTGGGTatccctttagggcctgtttggctagaCCGAtaccacggtattaggagggttGGGACCGGCGATATcctgggatatgcatgacgagccaaacagacccggttaACTTGTCcagggatataagcaatcctatggattttaaaacaatccactgacatcaccatcgttaccttaaatttgatcccatctcttggttggatggattggaaggtaaaatcccgagatatgccgggcgtcccaaacagacccacttaacttgtcccgggatatagcaatcccatgaatcttaaaccaatccactggcacaaccatcattaccttaaaatccatcccatccctcctaatttcATGGGATTCGcacagccaaacaggcccttaccctCTTCATGGGGCCCAtcgcgatgtatgtgttttatcccgtcgtccatacgtttttccagcaCATTTCAGatcatgatctcaaaattgaggaagtttcaaaggtcaagtggaccttATGGTGCGGATTAGACGCCAACGgtggaaaccttcctagggcccaccatgacgtttatttgccGTCGAGCTTATTAATAAGATCACCCAAACgtgtatgaaaggaaaacacatagccccaagaagttttcaacggtaagtgtgtTTAATGCGGTCtgtttactgtagtgtggtccacttggctttggatatacctcattttttttagcGCATGCACTACAATAatatggcaaaacagatggacggcatggatgaaaataaaatacacacatcacatcaggccccaCTGTGCATTTTGTATTTTGTGCATGAAATTTGACGTGGAAAATGCAAATAATTGCTACGTGGAATCTACTAGTGGGGCCACACCTTGGATTGCGCATCCTTCTTGAAAAGTCACTTGGATCATATGatatcatcctaaccatccaaccggCAATCAGGATATAAATGTTCCATATCATCTTACCAGAAGAGGCCTCGTTATTTTAGGAAAAGCCTTATCACTGTACATCGCGTGGGACGCATCTTGATTGCCCATCCTCCCAAAAATTCTGGTCTGATTACTTTAATCGTTTGATcaatggatggaaaatgaatCGTTCATATTTATAGTATTGGTAAGGCTTGACCAGTGATCCAGACGGTCCATCAcgcgaggcccacctttgattgaccATCCATTCTTAAAAAATCACCCTGATCATCAGATGCTAATGATTCGAGCAATGGCTTATGAAATCGATGGTTTGTATTGATTATGGTAGAAACAGTTATTGATCTAGACCGTGCATCGTGTGGGATCCACCTCTGTGTGCTCATCTCCAAAGCGGATTGCCTACCGAGTAACTCAATACACTATAAGTAgagtttgtgggtcccaccgtgatgcatttgtagtccacgccatccatctgttctaaCGGTCagcgttgaaaacttcctagagctaagaagttttagatcaggttgatatttgtcttttcccttcgtTCATCTCTACTTggcctcatgaacaggttggatcatgACAAGTGTAGGTTGATGTTTAGGTCCTACGGAggtttcatgtggtccacttgagaaggAAGACTTCTTCCTAATGGCATCATTGACTTATTTTTTCCACGATCTTGAATTCAAAAAATACTGACTCATACAAACTACGTGATAACATTATCCCAATAGTTTCCGGTGGTGTGTTACACTTGAGCTATGATCTCTTCAATT belongs to Magnolia sinica isolate HGM2019 chromosome 8, MsV1, whole genome shotgun sequence and includes:
- the LOC131253692 gene encoding structural maintenance of chromosomes protein 2-1-like isoform X3; the protein is MHIKEVCLEGFKSYATRTVVPGFDPYFNAITGLNGSGKSNILDSICFVLGITNLQQVRAANLQELVYKQGQAGITKATVSIVFDNSDRNRSPLGYEDCQEITVTRQIVVGGRNKYLINGHLAQPSRVQTLFHSVQLNVNNPHFLIMQGRITKVLNMKPPEILSMLEEAAGTRMYETKKEAALKTLEKKQSKVDEIDKLLDQEILPALEKLRKERVHYMQWANGNTELDRLRRFCIAYEYVQAEKIRDNAVSVVGQIKANISELDGNTERMQVEIQEMETKISTLTAEKEAKLGGEVKTLSEKVDSLSRDLVKETSVLSNQKESLRAEKKAAEKIVRSIEDIKRSIGEGDAAVKKAEDGAADLKKRVEDLSKNLKESEKEYQGVLAGKSSGDEDKCLEDQLRDAKAAVGNAETELKQLETKISHSEKEFKEKKEQLISKRDEAVAVENELNVRRKDVDNVKVALESLAYEEGRMETLQKDRLAELELVQKFKDEVRDLSAVLANVQFTYRDPVKNFDKSKVKGVVAKLIKVKDSSTTTALEVAAGRKLYNVVVDTENTGKQLLQNGNLQRRVTIIPLNKIQSHAVPKRIQDAAGRMVGEENAKLALSLVGYDEDVKAAMAYVFGSTFVCSGIDVAKEVAFNRDIRTPSVTLEGDIFDPSGLLTGGSRKDGGRLLKQLHELAEAESMLCIHQKRLSEIEEKIAQLLPLQKKFMHLKSQLELKEYDLSLFQGRAEQNEHHKLGELVKKIEKELNEAKLEAKEKRLLYKNCVSTVSSLEKSIKEHGKQRETRLKDLDKKIKTLKDQMQSASKDLKGHENERERLIMEKEAVIQEHASLENQLVSLQTQINSLTAEVDNLTSKVSSIKKEYDQAQSELNLSRSKMKECDAEISAIVKEQQKLQHKISDAIVERKKLENEIKRMEMEQKDCSLKVDKLLERHSWIAAEKQLFGKSGTDYDFSSRDPHKSREELEKLQAEQSGLEKRVNKKVMAMFEKAEDEYNDLLSKKNIIEFLRWS
- the LOC131253692 gene encoding structural maintenance of chromosomes protein 2-1-like isoform X2, translated to MHIKEVCLEGFKSYATRTVVPGFDPYFNAITGLNGSGKSNILDSICFVLGITNLQQVRAANLQELVYKQGQAGITKATVSIVFDNSDRNRSPLGYEDCQEITVTRQIVVGGRNKYLINGHLAQPSRVQTLFHSVQLNVNNPHFLIMQGRITKVLNMKPPEILSMLEEAAGTRMYETKKEAALKTLEKKQSKVDEIDKLLDQEILPALEKLRKERVHYMQWANGNTELDRLRRFCIAYEYVQAEKIRDNAVSVVGQIKANISELDGNTERMQVEIQEMETKISTLTAEKEAKLGGEVKTLSEKVDSLSRDLVKETSVLSNQKESLRAEKKAAEKIVRSIEDIKRSIGEGDAAVKKAEDGAADLKKRVEDLSKNLKESEKEYQGVLAGKSSGDEDKCLEDQLRDAKAAVGNAETELKQLETKISHSEKEFKEKKEQLISKRDEAVAVENELNVRRKDVDNVKVALESLAYEEGRMETLQKDRLAELELVQKFKDEVRDLSAVLANVQFTYRDPVKNFDKSKVKGVVAKLIKVKDSSTTTALEVAAGRKLYNVVVDTENTGKQLLQNGNLQRRVTIIPLNKIQSHAVPKRIQDAAGRMVGEENAKLALSLVGYDEDVKAAMAYVFGSTFVCSGIDVAKEVAFNRDIRTPSVTLEGDIFDPSGLLTGGSRKDGGRLLKQLHELAEAESMLCIHQKRLSEIEEKIAQLLPLQKKFMHLKSQLELKEYDLSLFQGRAEQNEHHKLGELVKKIEKELNEAKLEAKEKRLLYKNCVSTVSSLEKSIKEHGKQRETRLKDLDKKIKTLKDQMQSASKDLKGHENERERLIMEKEAVIQEHASLENQLVSLQTQINSLTAEVDNLTSKVSSIKKEYDQAQSELNLSRSKMKECDAEISAIVKEQQKLQHKISDAIVERKKLENEIKRMEMEQKDCSLKVDKLLERHSWIAAEKQLFGKSGTDYDFSSRDPHKSREELEKLQAEQSGLEKRVNKKVMAMFEKAEDEYNDLLSKKNIIENDKSKIKKVIEELDEKKKETLKVTWVKVNKHNG